The Halostagnicola kamekurae sequence GGCGGTATTCAAAAGAGCCAGATTATGCGAAAATCGTATCGAACGCCACGGTCCGTGTTGTTGCTGGCCCATGGTTTCGGAATGGGACTAACGAGCGACCGCGGTGCCGTGCAGGCAATTACCACACAGGAGGGCTGGGAGGACATCGGTTACGAAGTACTCGAGGGCGACTTCCGTCGAACGGGTGAACCAGTATCCATCCGTCGCCCACAGGTACACTCGCCACACCCACTCTCTGATGACCCGGAGGCAAAACCGTTCGTCGGATTCGATACGTTCGAGCGGAAAGAAGACGAATTGAACGCCGTTGCTGATGCCATTGCGGTAGACGTAAAAGAGCATGGACTCGAACCCGAACACGTCCTCGCGATCCCACTTGGCTCGATTACCGATATCCGATCGATCGGGCAGCGACTAACCGATCTGCTCGCAGAACGCTCTGTCGACGGCAATCTCGTTTGGGACGGCAACAAGAGCGTCTTCGCTGAACAGGGTGCAGTAACAATTTCCGGGATCAACCGTGCGAAAGGAAACGAAGCGGCGTCCGTCTACTTGCTAAATCTCGAGTACCTGGAGAACCCTTACTGGCACGATAACCGTGTTAGCCCGCGAAACGAGGCGTTCGTTGGTTTGACCCGAACTCGAGCGTGGTGCCAACTTACTGGAACTGGTAGCGGGAACGGAATATTCAGAGAACTCAACCAACTCATTACCGCTGTTACTGACGAAGACCCGGTGCTAACATTCCCTGCACCAAATCCGACCAATCTCGAGAACGAAATCGGAAATGACGAGACGATAGCAACGTCGTTCGACCAGTTCTAACGGACCAACACACCATCACAACGCTTTTATCCTGCTCGGGATAATCCGTATCTACGATGGTAGGTGTCCGCTTTACAGGGGCTTTCGCCCACTTCTAACCCTCACCTACCGCTCGCTGTGTCGGCCTCACCTCACAGCAGAGCGGCACACGCGGATGCCCGACCGAACTTCTCGCAGTTACGGAAGTTCACCAGTCAACAATAGCCACAGCCATGTCAGAACCAGATCCACAATCACAGTCATCGGAACAGATCAGCGTCGTACTACCGGACGGGTCGGAACTCGAGGTCGACGCCGGCGCGACGGTCGAGGACTGCGCCTACGAGATCGGCCCCGGACTCGGCCGGGACACGGTCGCCGGAAAACTCGACGGCGACCTCGTCGCCAAGGAGGAACCTGCCTACGACGGCGCGGCACTCGAGATCATCACCGAGGGATCGGACGAGTCCCTCCGGGTCATGCGCCACTCGGCGGCCCACTGTCTCGCACAGGCGGTCGAACGGCTCTACGACGAGCCGAAACTCGCCATCGGCCCGCCGACGGACGACGGCTTTTACTACGACTTCGACGACCTCGACGTCGACGAATCGGACTTAGCGGAGATCGAGGCGGAGATGGAGGCAATCGTCGACGCGGACTACGAGATCGAACGCGAGGAAGTCTCAGTCGAGGAGGCCCGAGAACGGCTTGCCGACCAGCCCTACAAACTCGAGCTCCTCTCCGAACTCGCCGAGGAGGGCGAGCGTGTCACTTTCTACAGTCAGGGCGAGTGGGAGGACCTCTGTGCCGGCCCCCACGTCGAGTCGACGGGCGAGATCGGCGCGGTGAAACTGCTCGAGATCGCGGGCGCGTACTGGCGCGGCGACGAGGAGAACCCGATGCAGACCCGCATCTACGGCACCGCCTTCGAGGACGAGTCCGACCTCGAGGCGTACTTACAGCGCCTCGAGGAGGCCGAAGAGCGCGACCACCGCAAGATCGGCAACGAGATGAACCTCTTCTCGATTCAGGACGTGACCGGCCCCGGCCTGCCGCTGTATCACCCGCCGGGGAAGACGATCCTGCGAGAGCTCGAGTCCTTCGTCGAAGACCTCAACGAGGACGCGGGCTACGACTACGTCGAGACGCCCCACGTCTTCAAGACGGACCTCTGGCACCGCTCGGGCCATTACGAGAACTACGAGGACGACATGTTCATCTTCGACGTGGGCGACGACGAGTTCGGCCTGAAGCCGATGAACTGTCCCGGCCACGCCGCCATCTTTCAGGACCAGTCCTGGAGTTATCGCGACATGCCGATCCGGTACGCGGAGAACGGGAAGGTGTATCGCAAGGAACAACGGGGCGAACTCTCCGGCCTGTCTCGCGTCTGGGCGTTCACCATCGACGACGGTCACCTGTTCGTCGAACCGGAAGGGATCGAACACGAGGTCGAGACGGTCATCGACATGATCACGGACGTCCTCGAGACGTTCGACCTCGAGTACGAGATGGCGCTTGCAACGCGTCCCGAAAAGAGCGTCGGCAGCGACGAAATCTGGGAGAAAGCCCAGTCTCAGCTCCGGTCGGTGCTTGAGCACCGAAACCTCGAGTACGACGTCGAGGAGGGCGACGGCGCGTTCTACGGCCCGAAGATCGACTTCGCGTTCGAGGACGCCATCGGCCGTCACTGGGACGGCCCGACGGTCCAGCTCGATTTCAACATGCCCGAGCGGTTCGACCTCTCCTACGTCGGCGAGGACAACGAGGAACACCGCCCGGTCATGATCCATCGGGCCCTCTACGGCTCGTACGAGCGCTTTTTCATGATGCTCATCGAGCACTACGAGGGCAACTTCCCGCTCTGGCTCGCCCCCGAACAGGTTCGCGTGCTTCCGATTTCGGATTCGAATCTCGGCTACGCCCACCGCGTCGCCAACGAGTTCGACGAGTTCCGCGTCGAGGTCGACGACCGGGACTCGACGCTCGAGCGGAAGATCCGCGCGGCCCACGACGACCGGGTCCCCTACCAGATCATCGTCGGCGACGACGAGGAGGAAGACGGGAACATCTCGGTTCGCGACCGCTTCGAGGACCAGGAGTACGACGTCGATGTCGACGCGTTCCGGGCCCACCTCGAGGCCGAACGCGGCGAGCAGCGGACGGAGCCGGATTTCCTGCAGGACGAGTAGCGTCCCAGGCCGTACTGCAGCGACGACCTCGATCTGAATCTATGTGCGCGCGATCAACAGCTGTGTACTTCATCCCTGTATGTCATACCACCATCATAATCATAGTAAAGATCGATTTTGCGTGACACACTCGGATGCGGTGGACACTCCGGTTCGGCAGGGATTGAGACGACGCCGTTTTCACCGTCGTCGGTCCGGTACTCGATAGTGCGTACCTCATCGGGGATCGGATCAGAGGTGAACTCGTGACTTTTCGTCACTTCCCACTCGTCTTCGTAGATCACTGTGCCGTTCTTCGCTCTGGCTGTAAATTCGAACGTCGTCGTCTCGTTCTCGTAATACGAATTGATAATCGTGATTCGGGCTTTGTTCTCGTATTTGTACTCCTCGTCACGAAGCACGTCCAGACAGCCGCCGGCCGTCGTGGATCCAACCACCAGTACTGTCCCGAGAAACTCACGCCGACGGTACGGTTTGGTATCAGTCATAGGCACCCAGTTGGTTGTCTCACAGTGCGCCTATCGGTCATTGTTAGTGGTGGTTTCCGAACGCAAATATACGTGTTGAAATAGATAACTGATTGAGACTAATTATTGACCGGGGCCACCGATTACAGTACGTCTTCGGCCCGAATTTCGAACGTATCTCGTTCAGTGTCGTCCTCGCCTCGAGTTTGCTGGAACCGCTGATACGCTTCGAATCGCTCCGAATTCGGCGAGATACTGAACGATGGCGGATACCCGATAGATATTCCGGTTTCGTCCGTGTTCCTTTCCAAACGTACGTGAATATGGCAGAAAGCCGCGTATACTCGACGAATTCAGGTCCTTTTTCGAGCATGATTCCAGTCGTCGCAACCGGCGTCCGATCTGTTTCATCACCGGTTAGACCGTTATCGTATGCCATGTGGTATCCGTCAACCGCGATACTGGTCATCCCGAGTATCCGCAGGCGACTATTACGCCGTCGACTTGGGAGGTCGCGACAGACTCGCCCACCGCACGGGAACCACTCACGTTCGTGATGGTCCACTACGGATATTCAATCAAAATACACATATTTGTGGGATCGTGCATATCGGTATGAACAGAGCCGAGAAAGCCGCTCTCCAGTTGCGCGCCGTCGACGTGTTGTGTATGCTCAAGGAAACCCGCACCTACGACGAACTCGAGGCCAAGACGGGCCTCCCCGCGGGCGATCTCAACCGGTACGTCAACGGCCACGTCCTGCCGGGGACCGATCGCGCTCGGGCGGTCGTCGAAGATCTCGGGAAGGACGCGATCGCCGAAGAACTCGAGGCGCGGATCCGCGTGGACGAGGAGGGATACGTCGACAACTCCGGCGTGGTCTTCGACCAGCCGTTTTTGAACCTCGCAGCGCCCGTCGTCGCCGACAGCTTCGGGTTCGATCGACCGGACGTGGTTCTGACGGCCGCCACCGACGGAATCACGCTCGCGGCGTCGTTGGCGAGCTACTACGGAACGCGGTGTGCCTACGCGAAGAAACGAAAGGAGACGGCCGTCGAGGAGTTCATCGAGGCCCGCGAACGCCTCGATTCGGGCATCGAGATCACCTACTACCTGCCCGAATCGTCGATCGACGAGGGCGAGTCGGTGCTGGTCGTCGACGATCTCATCCGCTCGGGCGAAACCCAAGAACTGCTGCTCGACATCGTCGAAACCGCCGGGGCGGAAGTCGCGGGCGTGTTCGCGCTGATCGCGGCCGGTGACGACGGCATTCGCCGGGTTCGCGGCCGGACCGAGGCAGTCGTCGACGCGCTGACCTCCGTCCACGCGTGAGGGGCTCGGTCGACTCCCACTCCCGGAGTCCCACCTGGGAATAAACAACATGATGAATCATTAGGTTTATGTGGTTCCCCGCAGACTGTGGAGGTACGACAATGACGAAGACAGTTATCCTCGGCGTGATCGGCTCCGACGCCCACGTCGTCGGCATCACGATCCTCGAGCAGGCGCTGAACGCTGCCGGATTCGACGTCGTCAACCTCGGCGTCCAGAGCTCCCAACAGGAGTTCGTCGACGCGGCAACGGATCACGACGCCGAAGCTGTACTCGTCTCGTCGCTGTACGGCCACGCCGAGCAGGACTGTCAGGGCTTTCACGAACTGGTCGCCGAGGCGGACCTCGAGGACGTGACGACCTACATCGGCGGCAATCTCTCCGTCGGTCAGACCGATTTCGAGGAGACTCGAGAGAAGTTCCGCGCGATGGGGTTCGATCGCGTCTTCAACTCCGAAACCGACCCGGAAGATGCGATCGAGGCGCTGCGTGCCGATCTCGATATCCGGCCGCCCGAATCCGAACGCGAAGGAAGCCGAACCGTCTCGGTGTAGAGTCACTGGAGAATCCGCTGTCGACTGCGTTCGCGTCGAGACACCGTTTTCAACGCGTCTCCGTCCTTACCTGACGATCGTTACGGGAACCGGCGAGCGCCGCGCGACGGTTTCGGCGACGCTTCCAAGCAGGATCCGACTCGCGCCGGTCCGGCCGTGGCTTCCGACGACGATCTGATCGGCGTCGTGTTCTTCGACGTAGTCGACGATCGACCGCGAGATGCCGCCGATGACGCGGTCCGTATCGATCTCGACGCCGCGGTCGGCGGCGAGGTCGACCGCGTCCTCGAGGATCCGGTCTGCCTGCTGTTCGTGGCGCTCGTAGATCTGTTCGTAGTTGGCCATCGCGCCGCCGTCGACGCCGGTCGCCGCGTAGAAGTCCCCGGGATCGAGGACGTGCAGCGCCGTGATCTCGGCGTCGGGAAACTCGTCGACGGCGAACTCGAGTGCGTCGACCGAACGATCCGAGTCGTCAATCGGGACGACGATACGTTTGGACATACGCGAGAGAACGCACGGGACCCAAATAAGTGTCGACCTGAATTCTCGCCCGGTGGGTAGATTCGAAACGACGCCGCACGTCGCGTCGCTCGTTCCTGAAATAGGCTCGAGGGTAGGTCGTGGCTCGAGGATTGCGTCGTGATAGAGGGCAGCGGCGCGACTCGAAATCGGCGGCGCGACTCGAAGGCGGCATCGACAGGAGGGAATCGTCCACAGAGAGAATCGTCTGCCGGAAAGCGTCGTCTGCAACGAGAAATCTCGAAAAGCGCCCGCGACGGTTACTTCGCGCCGCCGCGACCGCCGTTGTTCGACGGGCGGACCTTCTCCGCGCCCTTGCCGCGAGTGTTGAGACCGCGGTTCGACGAGCCGGCGTTAGTGAGACCGCGGAACGCGCGGTTCGTGTGGTCGTCGTCGCAGATCCAACTGAGGTCGTCGTCGTTCTCGATCGCCGGGTGGTTCGGATCGATGAGGATCGCTTCGAACCACTTCTGGCTGCCGTCTTCCCCGACCCAGTAGCTGTTGAGCACCCGCAGGTTGGGGTACTTTCGGGAGACGCGCTCTTCGCCCATCCGCTGGATGTTCTTGCGGCGACCGATCCGGTTGACGCCCTGGCGTTTCGTTCGTCGACCGGCCTTGTGTCGCTGCTTTCGGGCGGTTCCCTTTCGGACCGAGACGCGCGCGAGGACGACCCCCTGCTTGGCCTTGTAGCCGAGTTCGCGCGCCTTGTCCAGTCGCGTCGGGCGATCGATCCGCTCGATCGCGCCCTGCTCGCGCCAGTCCTGCTTGCGCTGCCACTGCAGTTCGCCGAGCTTTCCGTCGCCCGGGTTCTTCCATGCCTCCTTGATGTGGGAGTAGAAGCTTCGTGCCATTGTGTACCTGCGGGCGTTTCCTGGTTCAGAACTCGAGTCGATTCTCGCGTTCCACATCCCGACCTGTGACGTGCGTCGAACAGGTGCCCGCTGTCGCCCGCGGACCAGCGAGTCGTCTGCAACTATCCAACTTGCGAGTATAAGGGCTTCGAACCGACACGGGACGTGCGACCCACTGAACTGCGAGTCGCGGGCTCGAGTCACGCGTCCGCGTTCGAAGAAATCAGTCGACGAAGTCGATGTCTTCTTCCTCTGCGCCCTCCGGCTGGACGGCCTCGCCGTTGGGCCGGCCGTAGATCTGGGGCGATTCGACGCCGGTCACGACGATCATGGTTCGCATGCTGCCCTCGAGGCTCTCGTCGATCGAGGTCCCCCAGATGATGCGCGCGTCGGGGTCGATCCGGTCGTAGATCTCCTCGACGACGCCTTCGGCTTCTTCGATCGACATGTCGTTGCCGCCGGTGACGTTGACGAGCGCGGAGCTCGCTCCGGAAATATCGACGTCGAGCAGCGGCGAGCGCAGCGCGGTCTTGACCGAGTCCTCGGCCTTGGCTTCGGAGTCGGCCTCGCCGAGGCCGATCATCGCGACGCCGCCCCGTTCCATCACGGTGCGAACGTCGGCGAAGTCCAGGTTGACGAGCCCGGGTTTCGTGATGAGTTCCGTGATGCCCTTGACCGAGCGCATCAGGACCTCGTCGCTGACCTTGAACGCCTGTTTGACCGGCAGTTTGCCGACCGAATCGAGCAGGCGGTCGTTGGGGACGACGATGACCGTATCGGAAACGTCTCGAAGCCGCTCGAGGCCGGCTTCGGCGTTCGTTCGTCGGACTTCTCCCTCGGCGGTAAACGGCGTCGTGACGATCGAAATCGTGAGCGCGCCGGACTCTCGAGCCGCCTTCGCGACGACGGGAGCCGAACCGGTCCCGGTTCCGCCGCCCAGTCCCGCCGTGACGAACACCATGTCGGAGCCGTCGATCGCGTCGTAGATGTCCTGCTGGCTCTCGAGGGCGGCCTCTTCGCCGACCTGCGGGAGCGAGCCGGCTCCGCGGCCGCCGGTCTTTTGCTCGCCCATCAGGATCTTCGTATCTGCGTCGATTTCGACGAGGTGCTGGACGTCGGTGTTTGCCGCAACCAGTTTCGCGCCGTGGATTCCCTCCTCCCCCATTCGATTGACGGTGTTGCCGCCAGCGCCGCCACAGCCGACGACCGTAATATCAGTCTGGAGATCGTCGAGTACGTCGAGCAGTTCGTCGTCGGTCATCGTCCCCGAAGTATTGGCGTCGACGGATTCGGCCTCGTCGGGGAGATGATCAGGCTCCCCGCCCTCGGCCTCGTCGATAGCATCGTCGATTATAGAGTCCATCCTTGCCCTTGACTTAAGGACGGAGCATAATTACCTTTCCCCTACACGTCAGCCGTCTGTCTGACGCAGTAATCCGTCGTTACCTATCGCGTCGCTGATCGAGAAAGCGTCGCCTCAGTCGCGCTGTAGGGACATCGTACCGTCAGCGTACTCGAGTTACACCGGGAAGCGATCTGTTCGGTCAGTGCGAACTTCTTCAGGATTGATATCTTTCCCGTCGACGGTCACCGACGAGCCGTTCGCGAGCGCGCCGAACTTGGGCCCCTCCGGCACGCCGGCCTCGGCGGCGAGGTCCGGATCGAACGCGCGTTCCTCGGCGACGACCGCGTCGTCCTCGAGTCGAACCCGATCGTACTTCTCCTCGAGCACCTCGGCGAGCGAGTCGATCAGCGCCGGCGGGACCGTCTGCGACGGGACGGCCGCGGTCGAGCCGACTCGGCTTCCCCCGTTCTCGGTCGTGAACGCGACGGTGTTCGCCTCCACGCACCGTCGGACGCGCTCCGGATCGATGCTTTCGGCGGTATCGAGCAACGCCGTTGGGAGATCGACGACCGAGAACGCCTCGCCGTTCGCGTCGCCGTCTTCGCTGCCATTTCCGCAGCCGTCCTCGAGCGCTCCCTGCCTGTCGCCGAACCGGACTCCTTCCTCGACAGAGCCGAGTTCCGATTCGATCGCGCGGACGAGTTCGAGCGGCCGGTCGCCGACCTCTTGGAGCCACGTTTCGCTGACGATCTCGTAGCCCAACTCCTCGATGACGCGCTCGAGATCCGGCCACGTTCCCTCGAGGACGGCCAGGTCGGCCCCGCTGGCGTCGAAGGCGGCTTCGATCACGTCCTGGTGATGGTCGGGATCACCCATATCCTCGAGCGCCCACGCCGAGGCGATGTGGCCGACCGCCCACGGAGTTCCCTCGACAATGCGCTGATAGCGCGGGACGTAGTGGTTGCCGCCAAAGCCGACGACCTGTCGCTCGCGGTGGGGCGTGACGCCGCGCCGGTTGGTTCCGGAGCCTTCGGCGTCCCCGAGTTCGAGGATCGCTCGAGCGACGGCGCGGGCTCCGTCGGGGTCGTTCCACTGGGGTTCGTCGCTGCCAAGTTCGGCGAACAGCGACGGACAGCCGACGTCCGTCGGTCCGTGGTGGGTACACTCCATGCCAACATCGTACTCTGCCGGAGCGTGCGTCTCGAACGCCTCGAGCAATCGCGCGAGCGCGTTCGGCGCTGTCTCGGCCAGCGCGTGGTCGTCGCCCCCGAACTCGGCGGGGCCGAAGTTCCCCGTGAAGTGGCCCGTCAGCAGCGCCCCGGTGTCGCCAGCGTGGCGCGAGGCGAACACGAGCAGGTCAGGATCGCCGTCGAAGGCGTCTGCGGGTCGCTCGAGGTCGATGTGTAGCTCGTCGAACGAACGCAGTTCGAAGCCGTCGGTCCGGTAGTAGGTGCCGCCGCCGTCTTCGTCCGGTCGGTCGTCGTCGATCAGTTCCGTCCAGTCGGCGCACTCACGGAGGTGCTGACAGATGTGCTCCGAGGCGCTGTCGGCTCGGCTTTCGACGATCGCGATCACGAACTGGTCTCAGGCTCGAGACGACGAATAGGCTACGTTTTTGATGCGTCCGGAGTCGACGATCTTCCGGGTGAGAAGCTACGTTACTGAATTTCTATGTATAAAATTCCCAATCAGCGACGCTGTGCATACCGCAAATCCAATCCACCCGAGAATTTCACTCCAGTCGCGGAACATAACATCATGTTGGTGGGAGAATAGAGCGAATAGTATCATCGCGATCCCGTACAACATCAGGGAATCTATTTCTTTCATTGACTCCCAATTACTTCAGAGAGTGAAAAGTTATTCTTTTTATACTACCTACTCGCCGAGATACTGCCGGTTCATCGGTTTTCGATCGTTGTTCTGTGCTGAACCAGAACGGATTACTGCAGGAGAACAGGACCAAATCACTGCGCCAGGAAGTAGATGAACCCGGCGTATCCGGCGACGAGCACGAATCCGTCGAGTCGCGTGAGTTTCCGCCCGTAGCTCATCATCGCGACCAACACGAGGGTGAAAACGATGAGCGCGGGAAATTCGAACTGGATCGTGCTCGTCGCGATCTGAATCGGCGTGATGAGCGCGACGATGCCGAGGACGGCCAACACGTTGTAGATGTTCGACCCGACGACGTTGCCGATCGCGAACTCGGTCTCGCCTCGAGCCGCGCCGATCGCCGAGGCCGCCAGTTCGGGCAGCGAGGTCCCGATGGCGAGCACCGTCAACCCGATGAACAGCTCCGAAAACCCGAAGGCAAACAGGAGTTCCGTCCCGCCCTCGATGAGCCACTGCGAGCCGACGACGAGCGTAATCAGTCCGACGAGGACTAACGCGACGTCTTTGAGCGCGATCCCGTCTCCTGCGCCGGGCTCGTCGACCGCCGGCGTCTGATCGGCGTTCGTCGTGTGAACGAGATAGACGGTGAAGCCGGCGAGGACCGCGATCAGGAGCGCCCCCTCGAGCCGGCCGATGACTCCGTCCAGTCCGATGCCGACGAGCAAGACGGCGGCCAGGACCATGAACGGGACGTGTCGCTTCATCGCGACCTCGCTGACCGAGAGCGGCTTGATCAGGGCGGAGACGCCCAGGACCAGCCCGATGTTCGCGACGTTCGACCCGAGGACGGTCCCGAGCCCGATGTCGGTCGAGACGTCGAACACCCCGGTGATCGCCACGAAGAGTTCGGGAGCGGTGGTCGCGAACGCGATGACGGTCACGCCGACCGTCGCGGCCCGGAGGCCGACTCCGAGCGCGAGTCGGCCCGCGCCGGCGACCAGTAGTTCGGCACCGGCGTAGAGGGCAACGATACCGACGACGAGTAGGGCGATCGGGACGAGAAGCTCCGAACCGGCGGGCATACCTCCGGCTTCTCAAGAATCCCGTATAAGCCGTCCGAAATGCGACTGGTCCGACCGCCAGAAGAGCGACTGGTCCGGCGGTGCGGTGTCTTTTGGATGGGACAGCGCCGTTAGCGACTGTCAGACGACGGACGCGCCGAAGTCACACCCGTTATATCCCCGCCGTCACGAGAGTTGGTATGCACGTCTTCGGTCTCATCGGCAACCCGGTCGGCCACTCGCTCTCGCCGCCCATGCACGAGGCGGCCTACGACGACCTCGACCTCGAGGGGCGATACGTCACCTTCGAACCCGACCCGAACGAACTCGAAACCGCGATCGACGGCGCGGACGCACTCGGCGTCCGCGGGCTGAACGTGACGATCCCGTTCAAACGGGACGTCCTCGATCTCGTCGAACCGGACGACCTCGCGAGTCGCATCGGGGCCGTCAACACGATCGACTTCTCCGGAGCGACGCCGACGGGCCACAACACGGACGCCGTCGGCGCGATCAGGGCGCTCCGGGACCACGACGTCGCCCTCGAGGGCGCTCGAGCGGTGGTCGTCGGCGCCGGCGGCGCGGGACGCGCGATCGCGTTCGGACTGGCCGACGCCGGCGCGACCGTCGACATCGCGAACCGCACGGAGTCGACCGCTCGCGAATTGGCCGAGTCGGTTTCGGGTGCGACCGGCCACGGACTCGACGCGCTCGGCGATCTGCTTTCGAACGCCGACATCCTGATCAACGCCACGAGCGTCGGGATGGAGTCCGACGAGTCGCCGGTGCCGGCCGACGCGCTCCACGGCGAGCTGGCGGTCATGGACGCCGTCTACCGGCCGCTCGAGACGAGGCTCCTCCGGGATTCGGAAGCCGTCGGCGCGACGACGATCGATGGCGGGTGGATGCTCCTCTACCAAGGCGTCGAAGCGCTCGAGATCTGGACCGGCGAGGACGCTCCCGTCGCGGCGATGAACGAGGCGCTTCGTCGCCGCCTGTCGGTAGATTTCACTCCCTAGATCGAACGGGTTTAAGTGAGCGAGTCAACAATGATCGCACAATGGGACTCCTGCAGAAGCTGAAGTCGGTGCTCGGTCTCGGTGACTCGGGATCCGAACGGTCGCGCTCTCGAGACGTCGGCGTCACGATCGAACGTGACCGAACCCAGACGGACGAGAGCTCCGAGGAGGCCGCGGCGGCGGACACGGCGGCCTCGAGTTCGACCGATTCGATGACCCAGTCACCGGAGTCGGCCGGCGAGGCGGCCGAACCGGCCGAAGCGACCGGCCCGACCGACGAGGACGCGACGCCGACGACCGAAAAGACACCCGAACAGGGCGACCGGGCACCGTCGCCTCCCGCCGACGCCGCCGAAGACGACGATGAGGTTGCTGCCACGGACGACACCGAAGACGTCGCGGACGACGGCGAGGACGCAACCGTTGACGATAGCGATGCGGCGACCGTGGACGACAGCAGCGAGGCGGTCGAGGACGATGGCGACGCGGAGAGCGATTCGACTGCCGGAACCGACGACGACGGAACCGGCGACGAGGCCGCGGCGGCGGATACGGCGGCCTCGAGTTCGACCGGTTCGATGACCCAGTCGCCGGAGTCGGCCGACGAGGCGGCCGAACCGGCCGAAGCGACCGGTCCGACCGGCGCGGACGCGAAACCGACGACGGACAAGACGCCATCG is a genomic window containing:
- a CDS encoding calcium/sodium antiporter, with the translated sequence MPAGSELLVPIALLVVGIVALYAGAELLVAGAGRLALGVGLRAATVGVTVIAFATTAPELFVAITGVFDVSTDIGLGTVLGSNVANIGLVLGVSALIKPLSVSEVAMKRHVPFMVLAAVLLVGIGLDGVIGRLEGALLIAVLAGFTVYLVHTTNADQTPAVDEPGAGDGIALKDVALVLVGLITLVVGSQWLIEGGTELLFAFGFSELFIGLTVLAIGTSLPELAASAIGAARGETEFAIGNVVGSNIYNVLAVLGIVALITPIQIATSTIQFEFPALIVFTLVLVAMMSYGRKLTRLDGFVLVAGYAGFIYFLAQ
- a CDS encoding phosphoribosyltransferase family protein produces the protein MNRAEKAALQLRAVDVLCMLKETRTYDELEAKTGLPAGDLNRYVNGHVLPGTDRARAVVEDLGKDAIAEELEARIRVDEEGYVDNSGVVFDQPFLNLAAPVVADSFGFDRPDVVLTAATDGITLAASLASYYGTRCAYAKKRKETAVEEFIEARERLDSGIEITYYLPESSIDEGESVLVVDDLIRSGETQELLLDIVETAGAEVAGVFALIAAGDDGIRRVRGRTEAVVDALTSVHA
- a CDS encoding universal stress protein, whose translation is MSKRIVVPIDDSDRSVDALEFAVDEFPDAEITALHVLDPGDFYAATGVDGGAMANYEQIYERHEQQADRILEDAVDLAADRGVEIDTDRVIGGISRSIVDYVEEHDADQIVVGSHGRTGASRILLGSVAETVARRSPVPVTIVR
- the glmS gene encoding methylaspartate mutase subunit S: MTKTVILGVIGSDAHVVGITILEQALNAAGFDVVNLGVQSSQQEFVDAATDHDAEAVLVSSLYGHAEQDCQGFHELVAEADLEDVTTYIGGNLSVGQTDFEETREKFRAMGFDRVFNSETDPEDAIEALRADLDIRPPESEREGSRTVSV
- a CDS encoding shikimate dehydrogenase, producing MHVFGLIGNPVGHSLSPPMHEAAYDDLDLEGRYVTFEPDPNELETAIDGADALGVRGLNVTIPFKRDVLDLVEPDDLASRIGAVNTIDFSGATPTGHNTDAVGAIRALRDHDVALEGARAVVVGAGGAGRAIAFGLADAGATVDIANRTESTARELAESVSGATGHGLDALGDLLSNADILINATSVGMESDESPVPADALHGELAVMDAVYRPLETRLLRDSEAVGATTIDGGWMLLYQGVEALEIWTGEDAPVAAMNEALRRRLSVDFTP
- the thrS gene encoding threonine--tRNA ligase; translated protein: MSEPDPQSQSSEQISVVLPDGSELEVDAGATVEDCAYEIGPGLGRDTVAGKLDGDLVAKEEPAYDGAALEIITEGSDESLRVMRHSAAHCLAQAVERLYDEPKLAIGPPTDDGFYYDFDDLDVDESDLAEIEAEMEAIVDADYEIEREEVSVEEARERLADQPYKLELLSELAEEGERVTFYSQGEWEDLCAGPHVESTGEIGAVKLLEIAGAYWRGDEENPMQTRIYGTAFEDESDLEAYLQRLEEAEERDHRKIGNEMNLFSIQDVTGPGLPLYHPPGKTILRELESFVEDLNEDAGYDYVETPHVFKTDLWHRSGHYENYEDDMFIFDVGDDEFGLKPMNCPGHAAIFQDQSWSYRDMPIRYAENGKVYRKEQRGELSGLSRVWAFTIDDGHLFVEPEGIEHEVETVIDMITDVLETFDLEYEMALATRPEKSVGSDEIWEKAQSQLRSVLEHRNLEYDVEEGDGAFYGPKIDFAFEDAIGRHWDGPTVQLDFNMPERFDLSYVGEDNEEHRPVMIHRALYGSYERFFMMLIEHYEGNFPLWLAPEQVRVLPISDSNLGYAHRVANEFDEFRVEVDDRDSTLERKIRAAHDDRVPYQIIVGDDEEEDGNISVRDRFEDQEYDVDVDAFRAHLEAERGEQRTEPDFLQDE
- the ftsZ gene encoding cell division protein FtsZ, which translates into the protein MDSIIDDAIDEAEGGEPDHLPDEAESVDANTSGTMTDDELLDVLDDLQTDITVVGCGGAGGNTVNRMGEEGIHGAKLVAANTDVQHLVEIDADTKILMGEQKTGGRGAGSLPQVGEEAALESQQDIYDAIDGSDMVFVTAGLGGGTGTGSAPVVAKAARESGALTISIVTTPFTAEGEVRRTNAEAGLERLRDVSDTVIVVPNDRLLDSVGKLPVKQAFKVSDEVLMRSVKGITELITKPGLVNLDFADVRTVMERGGVAMIGLGEADSEAKAEDSVKTALRSPLLDVDISGASSALVNVTGGNDMSIEEAEGVVEEIYDRIDPDARIIWGTSIDESLEGSMRTMIVVTGVESPQIYGRPNGEAVQPEGAEEEDIDFVD
- a CDS encoding 50S ribosomal protein L15e codes for the protein MARSFYSHIKEAWKNPGDGKLGELQWQRKQDWREQGAIERIDRPTRLDKARELGYKAKQGVVLARVSVRKGTARKQRHKAGRRTKRQGVNRIGRRKNIQRMGEERVSRKYPNLRVLNSYWVGEDGSQKWFEAILIDPNHPAIENDDDLSWICDDDHTNRAFRGLTNAGSSNRGLNTRGKGAEKVRPSNNGGRGGAK
- a CDS encoding D-aminoacyl-tRNA deacylase, producing MIAIVESRADSASEHICQHLRECADWTELIDDDRPDEDGGGTYYRTDGFELRSFDELHIDLERPADAFDGDPDLLVFASRHAGDTGALLTGHFTGNFGPAEFGGDDHALAETAPNALARLLEAFETHAPAEYDVGMECTHHGPTDVGCPSLFAELGSDEPQWNDPDGARAVARAILELGDAEGSGTNRRGVTPHRERQVVGFGGNHYVPRYQRIVEGTPWAVGHIASAWALEDMGDPDHHQDVIEAAFDASGADLAVLEGTWPDLERVIEELGYEIVSETWLQEVGDRPLELVRAIESELGSVEEGVRFGDRQGALEDGCGNGSEDGDANGEAFSVVDLPTALLDTAESIDPERVRRCVEANTVAFTTENGGSRVGSTAAVPSQTVPPALIDSLAEVLEEKYDRVRLEDDAVVAEERAFDPDLAAEAGVPEGPKFGALANGSSVTVDGKDINPEEVRTDRTDRFPV